One Streptococcus sp. DTU_2020_1001019_1_SI_AUS_MUR_006 DNA window includes the following coding sequences:
- a CDS encoding tyrosine-type recombinase/integrase gives MQKETIIHNNRKVIKTTKSNGSISYTQRGVYIGVDVKTGKKVTSSITAKTLKSLDRKIIQARLEFEAKGSTLKETLLINNFEELAEAWFVSFVTWVTSQNTINRVRSYLDTYIIPKFGEYRPEEIKSADIQIWVNKLAQQSKKSVESGVKKSKKGHAKDFGAVIYKLSDIFDYGITNFELSHNPARTVKIPPKPKVVKERIMVLHGEDLGTWLNYLDTLPDTRANRRFKVICDTLLASALRINELLALSIHDLDFDSNEIIVNKTLMWKVGNKKLGIKGEIVCKNSAKTDSGNRRVAVPRQILDDLKAFHAEMSDYFVSHDLPTVDLIFPTIYGNYMCDRNERATLKKRLTELGLPNYGFHLFRHTHASLMLNAGANWKEIQIRMGHKSIKTTMDTYAELAPKKKAEAVEIYLKEIAKLTA, from the coding sequence ATGCAGAAAGAAACTATCATTCACAACAATCGAAAAGTCATTAAAACTACCAAGAGTAACGGGTCTATTAGCTATACGCAACGTGGGGTATATATTGGTGTAGATGTTAAAACTGGTAAAAAAGTTACATCATCTATAACTGCTAAAACTCTAAAAAGTCTTGATAGGAAAATCATTCAAGCTCGACTTGAATTTGAAGCGAAGGGTTCAACTTTAAAAGAGACTTTGTTGATTAATAACTTCGAGGAGTTAGCTGAAGCCTGGTTTGTCAGTTTTGTAACTTGGGTCACTTCTCAGAATACTATCAATCGGGTTCGAAGCTATCTTGATACCTACATTATCCCTAAGTTTGGAGAATATAGGCCTGAAGAAATAAAATCTGCAGATATTCAGATTTGGGTTAATAAATTAGCTCAACAATCTAAAAAGTCTGTTGAATCAGGTGTTAAAAAATCCAAAAAGGGACACGCAAAAGATTTCGGTGCAGTTATCTATAAACTCAGTGATATTTTCGATTATGGGATTACAAATTTCGAACTTTCTCATAATCCAGCTCGGACAGTAAAAATCCCTCCAAAACCAAAGGTGGTAAAGGAGAGAATTATGGTATTGCACGGAGAGGATTTGGGCACTTGGCTGAACTATCTTGATACTCTTCCTGACACACGAGCTAATCGAAGATTTAAAGTTATCTGCGATACGCTGTTAGCTTCTGCGCTTCGAATCAATGAACTTCTTGCTTTATCAATCCATGATCTCGATTTTGATTCCAATGAGATCATCGTTAACAAGACGCTAATGTGGAAAGTTGGAAATAAGAAACTTGGGATCAAGGGTGAGATTGTTTGTAAGAACAGTGCCAAAACTGATTCTGGTAACAGAAGAGTTGCAGTCCCGAGACAAATCTTAGATGACTTGAAAGCTTTTCATGCTGAGATGAGTGATTACTTTGTGAGTCATGATTTACCAACTGTGGATCTAATTTTCCCGACAATTTACGGAAACTATATGTGTGACAGAAATGAACGTGCAACGCTTAAAAAGCGTTTGACTGAGTTGGGACTACCAAACTATGGTTTCCACCTTTTCCGTCATACACATGCTTCTTTGATGCTGAATGCTGGTGCAAACTGGAAAGAGATCCAGATAAGAATGGGTCATAAGTCGATCAAAACGACAATGGACACTTATGCTGAATTGGCACCGAAAAAGAAAGCAGAAGCAGTTGAAATCTACCTCAAAGAAATTGCAAAATTGACGGCTTAG